Proteins co-encoded in one Streptococcus ruminicola genomic window:
- a CDS encoding AAA family ATPase produces MANNQFYGRDPFGNMDDIFNQLMGNMGGYNSENKRYLINGREVTPEEFAQYRQTGKLPGNADYQEGAPTSAPKEDGILAKLGTNLTERARSNELDPVIGRNKEIQETAEILSRRTKNNPVLVGDAGVGKTAVVEGLAQAIVNGDVPAAIKNKEIISIDISGLEAGTQYRGAFEENIQNMIKEVKDAGNIILFFDEIHQILGAGSTGGDSGSKGLADILKPALSRGELTVIGATTQDEYRNTILKNAALARRFNEVKVNAPSAQDSFNILMGIRDLYEKHHNVILPDNVLKAAVDFSIQYIPQRSLPDKAIDLIDMTAAHLAAQHPVTDVKSLEKEIAEQKEKQEAAAAKEDYEAALNAKVRIEELQKQIDNHTEDKKVTATVNDVAESVERLTGVPVSNMGASDIERLKELASRLKGKVIGQDEAVDAVARAIRRNRAGFDEGNRPIGSFLFVGPTGVGKTELAKQLALDMFGSKDAIIRLDMSEYSDRTAVSKLIGTTAGYVGYDDNNNTLTERVRRNPYSIVLLDEIEKADPQVITLLLQVLDDGRLTDGQGNTINFKNTVIIATSNAGFGNEALTGQEDKDMKIMDRIAPYFRPEFLNRFNGIIEFSHLTKDDLNEIVDLMLAEVSKTIAKKGIDLVVSDEAKQHLIEEGYDEAMGVRPLRRVIEQEIRDKITDFYLDHTDVKHLKADMVDGELVISEK; encoded by the coding sequence ATGGCAAACAATCAATTTTACGGAAGAGATCCTTTTGGAAATATGGATGATATCTTCAACCAATTAATGGGAAACATGGGAGGATACAATTCAGAAAATAAACGTTACCTAATCAATGGTCGCGAAGTAACTCCTGAAGAATTTGCTCAATACCGTCAAACTGGTAAACTCCCAGGAAATGCTGATTATCAAGAAGGTGCTCCTACTTCTGCACCTAAAGAAGATGGTATCTTGGCTAAACTTGGAACAAACTTAACTGAACGTGCTCGTAGCAACGAACTCGATCCCGTTATCGGACGTAACAAGGAAATTCAAGAAACAGCTGAAATCTTGTCTCGTCGTACAAAGAACAACCCAGTTCTAGTCGGGGATGCTGGTGTTGGTAAAACAGCTGTCGTTGAAGGATTAGCGCAAGCTATTGTTAACGGTGACGTGCCTGCTGCTATCAAGAACAAAGAAATCATCTCAATTGATATTTCAGGCCTTGAAGCTGGTACACAATACCGTGGTGCTTTCGAAGAAAACATCCAAAACATGATTAAAGAAGTCAAAGACGCTGGTAATATCATCCTCTTCTTTGATGAAATTCATCAAATTCTTGGAGCTGGTTCAACTGGTGGTGACTCTGGTTCTAAAGGTCTAGCAGATATTCTTAAACCTGCTCTCTCTCGTGGTGAATTGACTGTTATTGGTGCTACTACTCAAGACGAATACCGCAATACCATTTTGAAAAATGCTGCGCTCGCTCGTCGTTTCAACGAAGTTAAAGTTAACGCTCCTTCTGCTCAAGACAGCTTTAACATCTTGATGGGTATTCGTGATTTGTACGAAAAACACCACAATGTTATCCTTCCAGATAACGTTTTGAAAGCTGCCGTTGACTTTTCAATCCAATACATTCCACAACGTAGTTTACCAGATAAAGCAATTGACTTAATCGATATGACTGCTGCTCACCTAGCTGCACAACATCCTGTAACTGATGTTAAATCTTTGGAAAAAGAAATTGCAGAACAAAAAGAAAAACAAGAAGCCGCTGCCGCTAAAGAGGATTACGAAGCAGCTCTTAACGCCAAAGTGCGTATCGAAGAATTGCAAAAACAAATCGATAATCACACTGAAGACAAGAAAGTTACTGCTACCGTTAATGACGTTGCTGAGTCCGTTGAACGTCTAACTGGTGTGCCTGTTTCAAACATGGGCGCAAGCGACATCGAACGTTTGAAAGAATTGGCTAGTCGTTTGAAAGGTAAAGTCATTGGTCAAGACGAAGCTGTAGATGCTGTTGCTCGTGCTATTCGCCGTAACCGTGCTGGTTTTGATGAAGGAAACCGACCAATTGGTAGCTTCCTCTTCGTAGGTCCTACTGGTGTTGGTAAGACAGAACTTGCTAAACAATTGGCTCTTGATATGTTTGGTTCAAAAGATGCAATCATCCGTCTAGACATGTCTGAGTACTCTGACCGCACAGCCGTTTCTAAGTTGATTGGTACAACTGCTGGTTATGTTGGTTACGATGACAACAATAACACACTTACTGAACGTGTTCGTCGTAATCCTTACTCAATCGTTCTTCTTGATGAAATTGAAAAAGCCGACCCACAAGTTATTACACTTCTTCTTCAAGTTTTGGACGATGGTCGTTTGACTGATGGTCAAGGTAATACAATTAACTTCAAGAACACTGTTATCATTGCTACATCTAACGCTGGCTTTGGTAATGAAGCTTTGACAGGTCAAGAAGACAAAGACATGAAGATTATGGATCGTATCGCTCCATACTTCCGTCCGGAATTCCTTAACCGTTTCAACGGTATCATCGAATTCTCTCACTTGACTAAGGATGACTTGAACGAAATCGTTGACTTGATGCTAGCTGAAGTTAGCAAGACTATCGCTAAGAAAGGTATTGATTTGGTTGTCAGCGATGAAGCTAAACAACACCTTATCGAAGAAGGCTACGATGAAGCTATGGGTGTTCGACCACTCCGCCGTGTTATCGAACAAGAAATTCGCGATAAAATCACTGATTTCTACCTTGATCACACAGATGTTAAACACCTTAAAGCTGATATGGTTGACGGAGAACTTGTTATCAGCGAAAAATAA
- a CDS encoding YoaK family protein, with translation MPQNSRFEAVLLGFLGGALDVYCQIQFDTLVATQTGNILFLIADISHSSLHQTLIRLYSVLFFSLGFMFGLRVRAKAKTAFWRAYAILPLLVVTIALPLLPENRLLWVILLALGTGLLTLTFSGSQIESHAYSILMTSGNYRKMITAWHNYLTVEEKTAKMKRQAVNYSLVVVSFIIGAIFVAIVHHFIQVRTIWVVSLTLAAIVYHYTSVVIRYRLQETNL, from the coding sequence ATGCCTCAGAACAGTCGTTTTGAAGCTGTTTTACTCGGATTTTTAGGTGGTGCCCTAGACGTCTATTGCCAAATTCAATTTGACACACTTGTTGCCACCCAAACCGGAAATATTCTTTTTCTTATCGCTGATATTAGTCATAGTTCACTTCATCAGACACTTATCCGTTTGTACTCAGTTTTATTCTTTTCACTCGGATTTATGTTTGGATTGCGTGTACGTGCCAAAGCCAAAACAGCCTTTTGGCGTGCCTATGCTATTTTGCCTTTATTAGTTGTAACGATTGCTTTGCCACTATTACCTGAGAATCGTTTACTTTGGGTTATTCTTTTAGCGCTCGGTACTGGTTTACTAACTTTGACATTCTCTGGTAGCCAGATTGAATCGCACGCTTATTCTATTTTAATGACTTCAGGAAATTACCGTAAAATGATTACAGCATGGCACAACTACTTAACTGTTGAAGAAAAAACAGCAAAAATGAAACGACAAGCTGTGAACTATTCTTTGGTCGTTGTTAGCTTTATCATCGGTGCTATCTTTGTCGCGATTGTCCACCATTTCATTCAAGTAAGAACCATCTGGGTAGTATCGCTCACCCTGGCTGCTATCGTTTATCATTACACAAGTGTGGTTATCCGCTACCGCCTTCAAGAAACAAATCTATAA